Proteins from a single region of Phyllopteryx taeniolatus isolate TA_2022b chromosome 10, UOR_Ptae_1.2, whole genome shotgun sequence:
- the LOC133485189 gene encoding protocadherin alpha-3-like, which translates to MEQRGARGRARRCSLGFAAALLLCGVTSAQLRYSISEEVDEGTVVGNAAKDLGLDRNTLKERRYRIVSSRAEPLFHVSQADGVLYVSRKIDREKECPQSTTCLINLKTVLESPLEVHYVGVEILDVNDHSPGFPEEETKLDISESVVPGARFQLRASHDGDSGHFSVQQYKLSDNNYFRLEVKDKGKDGKIPILVVKKSLDREATGHISLVLTALDGGKPPKTGGMNISINVLDVNDNAPIFSEEMYSAMLSENAAIGTTVIQVSATDLDEGLNGEVVYSFSKNSPNIMQLFDMLENTGEIVVKGPIDYEENDMFEIEIQASDKGSVPLTTEKSVLIKIVDVNDNAPEMEVTSFSSSIPEDSRLGTTVALISVNDLDSGLNGKVICSLSEDVPFALSPSLQDKMYSLVTKSRLDREKSSTYDISVVARDAGRPARSSEKTIGLCISDVNDNSPEFPVGPYAFYIAEGNDAGAPVFSVQAFDRDANENAAVTYRILREGREENTPSSFLSINSETGEVTALKSFDFEALKSFQFQVSATDGGSPPLSGNVTVKVFILDRNDNAPVILYPLSSNGSARGAEEIPRNAKAGDSVTKVRAYDADTGYNGWLLFSLRPLGERALFSLDRYTGQIRTLRPFTETDEAEHRLLVLVKDNGDVSLSATATVTVKLAEPKEALAASDHAGSAAEADGREDRVTFYLALTLGSVSLLLVIAVVVLIAMRCSKSAEYTSKYLQDAHYDGTLCHSIQYRSGDKRYMLVGPRMSVASAGAPGSHAGTLVLPDARRAAAGEVRQYNSSLCYMRVCFGYSAFTGVTDVCKWYNRKRTRRGCSV; encoded by the coding sequence ATGGAACAAAGAGGCGCGCGTGGAAGGGCGCGACGCTGTTCGCTGGGATTTGCGGCCGCGCTGCTTTTGTGCGGCGTGACTTCGGCGCAGTTAAGATACTCCATCTCCGAGGAAGTCGACGAAGGAACTGTGGTCGGAAATGCTGCAAAAGACCTCGGATTGGATCGAAATACGCTGAAGGAGCGCAGGTATCGGATTGTGTCGAGTCGCGCGGAGCCTCTTTTCCACGTGAGTCAGGCCGACGGCGTCCTCTACGTCAGCAGGAAGATCGACAGGGAAAAGGAGTGTCCGCAAAGCACGACGTGTCTGATCAACCTCAAAACGGTGCTGGAAAGCCCACTGGAGGTCCACTATGTTGGCGTGGAAATATTAGACGTGAACGATCATTCCCCCGGATTTCCAGAGGAAGAAACAAAGTTAGATATTTCCGAGTCGGTGGTGCCCGGGGCACGATTTCAGCTTCGGGCTTCTCATGACGGCGACAGCGGTCACTTTTCTGTTCAGCAATATAAACTCAGCGACAATAATTATTTCCGCTTGGAAGTGAAAGATAAAGGAAAAGATGGGAAAATCCCCATACTGGTTGTCAAAAAATCGTTAGACAGGGAAGCAACGGGACACATTTCACTCGTGTTAACTGCACTGGATGGAGGAAAGCCTCCAAAGACGGGCGGAATGAATATTTCAATAAACGTGCTCGACGTTAATGACAATGCGCCTATTTTCTCTGAAGAGATGTATTCTGCGATGCTCAGTGAAAATGCGGCCATAGGGACGACTGTCATTCAAGTGAGCGCAACGGATCTCGATGAAGGCCTGAACGGAGAAGTCGTTTATTCCTTCAGCAAGAATAGTCCAAATATAATGCAGTTATTTGACATGCTTGAGAATACAGGCGAGATTGTTGTCAAAGGCCCGATAGACTATGAGGAGAATGACATGTTTGAAATTGAAATCCAAGCGTCAGATAAAGGTTCTGTGCCTCTCACAACGGAGAAAAGCGTCCTCATCAAGATCGTCGATGTGAACGACAACGCGCCTGAGATGGAAGTCACGTCGTTTTCCAGCTCCATTCCGGAAGATTCCAGACTAGGAACCACAGTCGCTCTCATCAGTGTGAACGACTTGGATTCTGGCCTGAACGGGAAAGTGATTTGCTCCCTAAGCGAGGATGTTCCTTTCGCCTTGTCGCCGTCgttacaagacaaaatgtatTCTTTGGTGACCAAATCCCGTCTGGACCGCGAGAAAAGCTCCACGTACGATATATCGGTCGTCGCAAGAGACGCCGGTCGACCCGCACGCTCATCCGAGAAGACGATCGGTCTTTGCATTTCAGACGTGAACGATAACAGTCCCGAGTTTCCCGTCGGTCCTTATGCTTTCTATATTGCCGAGGGCAACGACGCCGGGGCCCCCGTCTTCTCCGTCCAAGCCTTCGATCGCGACGCCAACGAGAATGCCGCCGTTACGTATCGAATTCTTCGAGAGGGGAGAGAAGAAAATACACCGTCTTCATTTCTAAGTATAAATAGCGAAACCGGGGAAGTGACGGCGCTGAAGAGTTTTGACTTTGAGGCGCTGAAAAGCTTCCAGTTCCAGGTGTCGGCCACCGACGGCGGAAGTCCTCCGCTGAGCGGCAACGTGACGGTCAAGGTGTTCATTCTGGATCGGAACGACAACGCTCCGGTCATCCTGTATCCGCTCAGCTCCAACGGTTCCGCCCGAGGCGCCGAGGAGATTCCCCGCAATGCCAAAGCGGGAGACTCGGTGACTAAAGTCCGAGCCTACGACGCCGATACGGGATATAACGGCTGGCTGCTGTTTTCGCTGCGGCCGCTCGGCGAGCGCGCTCTCTTTTCTCTGGACCGCTATACGGGCCAGATCAGAACACTTCGCCCGTTCACCGAGACGGACGAGGCCGAGCATCGACTGCTCGTACTGGTCAAAGACAACGGCGACGTTTCGCTCTCGGCGACGGCTACCGTGACCGTCAAACTGGCCGAGCCCAAAGAGGCTTTGGCGGCTTCCGACCACGCGGGAAGCGCGGCCGAAGCGGACGGGCGCGAGGACCGGGTGACTTTTTATCTGGCGCTGACTTTGGGCTCGGTCTCGCTGCTTTTGGTCATCGCCGTGGTGGTGCTGATCGCCATGCGCTGCTCCAAATCCGCAGAGTACACGTCCAAATATCTCCAAGACGCTCATTACGACGGCACGCTGTGTCACAGCATCCAGTACAGATCGGGAGACAAACGCTACATGTTAGTCGGACCCAGGATGAGTGTTGCTTCCGCCGGCGCCCCGGGCAGCCACGCCGGCACGCTGGTGCTGCCCGACGCCAGACGTGCGGCCGCAGGGGAGGTAAGACAATACAACAGTTCTTTGTGTTATATGCGTGTGTGCTTCGGATATTCTGCTTTCACTGGTGTGACAGATGTTTGTAAATGGTACAATCGTAAAAGAACAAGAAGAGGGTGCAGTGTTTGA
- the LOC133484728 gene encoding protocadherin alpha-3-like produces MEQRRCGCRRERRWWLAFVLILCNGARAQLRYSISEEVEKGTAVGNIAKDLGLDKGALQGRGYRIVAGSAEPIVEVNRDDGILYVARRIDREEACERSSPCVVNLKSVLEHPLEVHYVAVEILDINDHSPVFLEKEKRFEISESATPGARFQLQGARDPDVGQFSIQQYKLGQSEYFRVEVKDRGEDRKVPFLVLLKRLDRETKGRHRLRLTAVDGGKPPKSGSIDIVVDVLDVNDNSPVFDKELYSVSLEENVPAGTVVVQVNATDSDQGANGEVVYSLGKEVDSKVLRLFSIDPKTGAVRVTGHLDFEESQSYVIDIQASDKGPVPLTTDKSVLITIVDVNDNAPEIEVTSFSNAIKEDAKIGTTVALISVSDLDSGMNGKVLCSIKHDVPLTLSPSLQENMYAVVTKSRLDREHVSQYEVTITAKDTNEPVFSTEKTITVVVSDVNDNNPEFSSSPYTFYIAENNVPGASVFSVKASDQDEGDNALISYQIIREASADTKLLSFININPETGEVTALKSFDFEALKSFQFQVSATDGGSPPLSGNATVKVFILDRNDNAPVILYPLSSNGSARGAEEIPRNAKAGDSVTKVRAYDADTGYNGWLLFSLRPLGERALFSLDRYTGQIRTLRPFTETDEAEHRLLVLVKDNGDVSLSATATVTVKLAEPKEALAASDHAGSAAEADRREDRVTFYLALTLGSVSLLLVIAVVVLIAMRCSKPAEYTSKYLQDAHYDGTLCHSIQYRSGDKRYMLVGPRMSVASAGAPGSHAGTLVLPDARRAAAGEVRQTFSNCSIFNGCVSLQRGFLWTSIKYRKIDAHYRMMLLE; encoded by the coding sequence ATGGAACAAAGGCGATGCGGATGTCGGAGGGAGCGACGCTGGTGGTTGGCGTTCGTGCTTATTTTGTGCAATGGAGCACGTGCCCAGCTCAGATATTCCATATCAGAGGAGGTTGAAAAGGGAACTGCGGTCGGGAACATAGCAAAGGATTTGGGGCTGGATAAGGGCGCGCTTCAAGGGCGAGGGTACCGCATCGTGGCCGGCTCAGCTGAGCCCATCGTGGAGGTGAACCGGGACGACGGCATCCTGTACGTGGCGAGGAGGATCGACCGAGAGGAGGCGTGCGAACGCAGCAGCCCCTGCGTGGTCAACCTGAAAAGCGTGCTCGAACATCCGCTGGAGGTGCACTACGTTGCGGTGGAAATATTAGACATCAACGACCACTCGCCTGTTTTTctcgaaaaagaaaaaaggtttgaaatcTCTGAGTCGGCCACGCCAGGAGCTCGGTTCCAGCTCCAAGGGGCTCGAGATCCCGACGTGGGCCAGTTCTCCATCCAACAATATAAACTCGGGCAAAGCGAATATTTCCGCGTGGAGGTGAAGGACAGAGGCGAGGATCGCAAAGTGCCATTTTTAGTCTTGCTCAAGCGGTTGGACAGAGAGACGAAAGGAAGGCACCGCCTCCGCCTCACCGCCGTCGACGGGGGGAAGCCCCCCAAGTCGGGCTCCATCGACATCGTCGTGGACGTCCTGGACGTCAACGATAACTCTCCTGTCTTTGACAAGGAGCTTTATTCCGTCTCCCTGGAAGAAAACGTGCCAGCGGGCACCGTCGTCGTTCAGGTGAACGCGACGGATTCGGACCAGGGCGCGAACGGTGAGGTCGTGTATTCATTAGGGAAGGAGGTGGATTCCAAAGTGCTACGTCTTTTTAGTATCGACCCAAAGACGGGTGCGGTCCGAGTGACGGGCCACCTTGATTTTGAGGAAAGTCAAAGCTATGTCATTGATATTCAGGCGTCTGATAAGGGGCCAGTCCCACTCACAACTGATAAGAGTGTTTTGATAACAATCGTTGACGTGAATGATAATGCCCCCGAGATTGAGGTGACGTCATTTTCGAACGCCATCAAGGAGGACGCAAAGATAGGAACCACCGTGGCTCTGATTAGCGTCAGCGACTTGGACTCTGGAATGAATGGTAAAGTGCTCTGCTCCATCAAACACGATGTTCCGTTGACATTGTCGCCATCTTTGCAAGAAAACATGTACGCCGTCGTCACAAAGTCCCGATTGGATAGGGAACACGTTTCTCAATATGAGGTCACCATCACGGCAAAGGACACCAACGAGCCGGTGTTTTCAACTGAAAAGACCATAACTGTCGTCGTGTCAGATGTCAATGACAACAATCCGGAATTTTCTTCGAGCCCTTACACGTTTTATATCGCCGAGAACAACGTCCCTGGAGCCTCTGTGTTTTCTGTCAAAGCTTCTGATCAGGATGAAGGTGACAATGCTCTCATTTCTTATCAGATCATCCGAGAGGCAAGCGCAGACACTAAACTCTTGTCGTTTATAAATATCAACCCAGAAACCGGGGAAGTGACGGCGCTGAAGAGTTTTGACTTTGAGGCGCTGAAAAGCTTCCAGTTCCAGGTGTCGGCCACCGACGGCGGAAGTCCTCCGCTGAGCGGCAACGCGACGGTGAAGGTGTTCATTCTGGATCGGAACGACAACGCTCCGGTCATCCTGTATCCGCTCAGCTCCAACGGTTCCGCCCGAGGCGCCGAGGAGATTCCCCGCAATGCCAAAGCGGGAGACTCGGTGACTAAAGTCCGAGCCTACGACGCCGATACGGGATATAACGGCTGGCTGCTGTTTTCGCTGCGGCCGCTCGGCGAGCGCGCTCTCTTTTCTTTGGACCGCTATACGGGCCAGATCAGAACACTTCGCCCGTTCACCGAGACGGACGAGGCCGAGCATCGACTGCTCGTACTGGTCAAAGACAACGGCGACGTTTCGCTCTCGGCGACGGCTACCGTGACCGTCAAACTGGCCGAGCCCAAAGAGGCTTTGGCGGCTTCCGACCACGCGGGAAGCGCGGCCGAAGCGGACCGGCGCGAGGACCGGGTGACTTTTTATCTGGCGCTGACTTTGGGCTCGGTCTCGCTGCTTTTGGTCATCGCCGTGGTGGTGCTGATCGCCATGCGCTGCTCCAAACCCGCAGAGTACACGTCCAAATATCTCCAAGACGCTCATTACGACGGCACGCTGTGTCACAGCATCCAGTACAGATCGGGAGACAAACGCTACATGTTAGTCGGACCCAGGATGAGTGTTGCTTCCGCCGGCGCCCCGGGCAGCCACGCCGGCACGCTGGTGCTGCCCGACGCCAGACGTGCGGCCGCAGGGGAGGTAAGACAGACCTTTTCCAATTGTAGTATTTTTAATGGCTGTGTTTCATTGCAACGTGGATTTTTATGGACATCAATTAAATATCGAAAAATTGATGCTCATTACAGAATGATGTTGCTGGAATGA
- the LOC133485190 gene encoding protocadherin alpha-7-like: protein MEEKRGRKTRSFVRFLLRWSLLLFFGERARAELRYSIPEEMATGSVVGNVAKDLGLDGSSPSGRRFRVVSGSADAYFQVNADDGALQVRRKIDREELCHGSGACLMELKILVENPLEVHYVVVEITDVNDHRPIFSEKKQIFEIAEHSSPGTRFELHAAGDPDAGSNAVRAYTLTPNEHFELDIVQSDDDKIPFLVLKRSLDREQKSKHLLYVTAVDGGKPRRSDTLNVSIIVLDNNDNRPMFRQDTYNVEIYENVPTGALVATVNATDPDEGNNGEIEFSFSKTLTPRLYEIFELDTKSGVIKLKRPVDFEETQIYKLLVEASDKGIPPLTSRCRVVVNIKDVNDNPPVIEVTSLTNQVPEDSKPGTVIALVSVVDKDSGMNAKIVSKITDDVPFELKPSYKENTYSVVTKGFLDREELAHYEIAIKATDCGDPPLSAFRTFDIELSDVNDNSPHFEQSPLHFYLFENNIAGASVFSLRATDNDVNENAVIQYKIVRADKDGAVTSFLNIHPETGEVTALKSFDFEALKSFRFQVSATDGGSPPLSGNVTVKVFILDRNDNAPVILYPLSSNGSARGAEEIPRNAKAGDSVTKVRAYDADTGYNGWLLFSLRPLGERALFSLDRYTGQIRTLRPFTETDEAEHRLLVLVKDNGDVSLSATATVTVKLAEPKEALAASDHAGSAAEEDGREDRVTFYLALTLGSVSLLLVISVVVLIAMRCSKSAEYTSKYLQDAHYDGTLCHSIQYRSGDKRYMLVGPRMSVASAGAPGSHAGTLVLPDARRAAAGEVRQTFSNCSIFNGCVSLHRGFL from the coding sequence atgGAAGAAAAACGAGGACGTAAGACGAGGAGCTTTGTGCGCTTTCTTCTGCGTTggtctctgttgttgtttttcgggGAGCGGGCTCGGGCCGAGCTCCGCTACTCTATTCCCGAGGAGATGGCGACTGGAAGTGTTGTGGGCAACGTGGCGAAAGATCTCGGCCTGGACGGAAGCTCGCCGAGCGGCAGGCGTTTCAGGGTGGTGTCCGGATCCGCGGACGCGTATTTCCAGGTGAACGCGGACGATGGCGCCTTGCAGGTCCGACGCAAAATTGACCGAGAGGAGCTTTGTCACGGGAGCGGCGCCTGCTTAATGGAGCTGAAGATCCTGGTTGAGAATCCTCTCGAGGTGCATTATGTGGTGGTGGAAATCACCGATGTCAACGACCACCGTCCCATATTTTCGGAAAAGAAGCAGATTTTTGAAATTGCTGAACATTCGTCTCCAGGAACACGATTCGAATTGCACGCAGCCGGTGATCCAGATGCTGGAAGTAACGCCGTGCGCGCGTACACACTAACGCCgaatgaacattttgaattagaTATTGTTCAAAGTGACGACGATAAAATACCGTTTTTGGTCCTGAAAAGGTCGTTAGATAGAGAGCAGAAGAGCAAGCATCTGCTATATGTGACAGCAGTTGACGGGGGGAAACCTCGAAGATCAGACACACTTAATGTTTCTATTATTGTGCTTGACAATAATGATAACCGTCCCATGTTTAGGCAGGATACTTACAACGTTGAAATATATGAAAATGTGCCAACTGGTGCACTTGTAGCAACAGTGAATGCAACAGATCCGGACGAAGGCAATAATGGCGAAATTGAATTTAGCTTCAGCAAAACACTAACACCAAGGCTTTACGAAATATTTGAACTCGATACAAAAAGCGGCGTAATTAAATTGAAGCGTCCTGTCGATTTTGAGGAAACGCAAATCTATAAACTGTTAGTGGAGGCCTCTGACAAAGGAATACCACCACTGACAAGCAGGTGCAGAGTGGTTGTAAATATAAAAGATGTCAATGATAATCCCCCAGTCATAGAGGTGACATCACTGACGAATCAAGTGCCAGAGGATTCCAAGCCTGGAACAGTTATCGCTCTCGTTAGCGTAGTGGATAAGGACTCCGGAATGAATGCAAAGATTGTTTCAAAGATCACCGACGATGTTCCTTTTGAATTGAAACCTTCCTACAAGGAGAACACTTATTCAGTTGTCACGAAAGGTTTTTTGGACCGCGAGGAACTTGCTCATTATGAAATAGCAATTAAAGCTACAGATTGTGGAGATCCTCCTTTATCTGCTTTTAGGACATTCGACATCGAGTTATCCGATGTGAACGACAACAGTCCACACTTTGAGCAAAGTCCATTACATTTTTACCTGTTCGAAAACAACATCGCCGGAGCTTCAGTGTTCTCCTTGAGGGCAACCGATAACGATGTGAATGAAAATGCAGTTATTCAATACAAAATAGTTCGAGCCGACAAGGACGGCGCAGTAACGTCGTTCCTCAACATTCATCCGGAGACCGGAGAAGTGACGGCGCTGAAGAGTTTTGACTTTGAGGCGCTGAAAAGCTTCCGGTTCCAGGTGTCGGCCACCGACGGCGGAAGTCCTCCGCTGAGCGGCAACGTGACGGTCAAGGTGTTCATTCTGGATCGGAACGACAACGCTCCGGTCATCCTGTATCCGCTCAGCTCCAACGGTTCCGCCCGAGGCGCCGAGGAGATTCCCCGCAATGCCAAAGCGGGAGACTCGGTGACTAAAGTCCGAGCCTACGACGCCGATACGGGATATAACGGCTGGTTGCTGTTTTCGCTGCGGCCGCTCGGCGAGCGCGCTCTCTTTTCTCTGGACCGCTATACGGGCCAGATCAGAACACTTCGCCCGTTCACCGAGACGGACGAGGCCGAGCATCGACTGCTCGTGCTGGTCAAAGACAACGGCGACGTTTCGCTCTCGGCGACGGCTACCGTGACCGTCAAACTGGCGGAGCCCAAAGAGGCTTTGGCGGCTTCCGACCACGCGGGAAGCGCGGCCGAAGAGGATGGGCGCGAGGACCGGGTGACTTTTTATCTGGCGCTGACTTTGGGCTCGGTCTCGCTCCTTTTGGTCATCAGCGTGGTGGTGCTGATCGCCATGCGCTGCTCCAAATCCGCAGAGTACACGTCCAAATATCTCCAAGACGCTCATTACGACGGCACGCTGTGTCACAGCATCCAGTACAGATCGGGAGACAAACGCTACATGTTAGTCGGACCCAGGATGAGTGTTGCTTCCGCCGGCGCCCCGGGCAGCCACGCCGGCACGCTGGTGCTGCCCGACGCCAGACGTGCGGCCGCAGGGGAGGTAAGACAGACCTTTTCCAATTGTAGTATTTTTAATGGCTGTGTTTCATTGCATCGTGGATTTTTATGA
- the LOC133484736 gene encoding protocadherin alpha-13-like → MTMGRGTNTREEGRRWFGLYLWLVVLFAEQAGAQIRYSVPEEVEDGTVVGNIAKDLGLDVGGLGDRRIRVVSGSEEAAILEVNRNNGALYVSRHIDREELCQGGAACLVELKILVENPLEIHYALVQIVDANDHAPSFPEAEQTFQIAEHTLPGRRFQLHAARDPDAGVNSIRAYTLTPNDHFDINIRQSDAGKVPFLVLKKSLDREQKDKHSLLVTAADGGKPPRCGALNVSIVVLDSNDNRPVFSQDIYEMTIAENIEIGTSIFQMNATDADEGTNGEIQYIFSETLSRDVYDIFELDEFTGEIRVRGKIDFEENNLYELNIDASDKATPPLTGECRIIIKIKDVNDNAPQIEVTSLSNQVSEDSKPGTVISLVSVTDKDSGVNAKIISRITKNVPFELKPSYKENTYSVVTKTFLDREDVSHYELLITATDCGETPLSAFKSLNVQVADVNDNSPHFERNPLEFYLLENNMAGKSVFSVSAMDKDMEENAAISYQISRGGEANDIASFLNINPETGEVTALKSFDFETLKSFQFQVSATDGGSPPLSGNVTVKVFILDQNDNAPVILYPLSSNGSARGAEEIPRNAKAGDSVTKVRAYDADTGYNGWLLFSLRPLGERALFSLDRYTGQIRTLRPFTETDEAEHRLLVLVKDNGDVSLSATATVTVKLAEPKEALAASDHAGSAAEADRREDRVTFYLALTLGSVSLLLVIAVVVLIAMRCSKPAEYTSKYLQDAHYDGTLCHSIQYRSGDKRYMLVGPRMSVASAGAPGSHAGTLVLPDARRAAAGEVRI, encoded by the coding sequence ATGACGATGGGGCGCGGTACAAACACGCGAGAAGAGGGACGCCGCTGGTTCGGATTGTATTTGTGGCTCGTCGTTTTGTTTGCGGAGCAGGCTGGGGCTCAGATAAGGTACTCTGTTCCCGAGGAGGTTGAAGACGGAACGGTGGTGGGAAACATCGCCAAGGATCTCGGGCTCGACGTCGGCGGCTTGGGCGATCGGCGGATCCGCGTCGTGTCGGGATCCGAGGAGGCTGCTATTTTGGAGGTGAACCGCAACAATGGGGCTCTCTACGTGTCCCGCCACATAGACAGAGAGGAGCTGTGCCAGGGCGGCGCCGCGTGTCTCGTGGAGCTGAAAATTCTCGTGGAAAACCCGCTGGAAATCCACTACGCGCTGGTCCAAATCGTCGACGCGAACGACCACGCTCCGAGCTTCCCCGAAGCCGAGCAGACGTTCCAAATCGCCGAGCACACTTTGCCAGGGAGGAGATTTCAACTGCACGCGGCCCGGGATCCGGACGCGGGCGTCAACTCCATCCGCGCGTACACCTTGACGCCAAATGATCATTTCGACATCAATATCCGCCAGAGCGACGCCGGGAAGGTTCCGTTTCTGGTGCTGAAGAAATCTCTGGACCGGGAACAGAAGGACAAACATTCGCTGCTGGTCACAGCCGCGGACGGAGGTAAACCTCCGCGTTGCGGCGCCCTCAATGTCTCCATTGTTGTCCTCGACAGTAATGACAACAGACCGGTTTTTAGCCAGGATATTTATGAAATGACGATCGCAGAAAATATTGAAATCGGCACATCGATCTTTCAAATGAACGCAACCGATGCAGATGAAGGCACGAACGGAGAAATTCAATACATCTTTTCCGAAACATTAAGTCGAGACGTGTACGACATTTTTGAATTGGACGAATTCACTGGAGAGATTCGCGTGAGAGGAAAAATTGATTTCGAGGAAAATAACCTGTACGAGTTGAATATTGACGCATCCGACAAAGCGACGCCTCCTCTGACAGGTGAGTGTCGAAttataatcaaaataaaagatgtCAACGATAATGCTCCACAAATAGAAGTGACGTCACTGTCAAATCAAGTGTCTGAAGATTCCAAACCTGGCACAGTGATTTCCCTCGTTAGTGTAACAGATAAAGACTCGGGTGTGAATGCGAAAATTATTTCACGAATAACAAAGAACGTACCGTTTGAATTGAAACCGTCTTACAAGGAGAACACCTACTCGGTCgtcaccaaaacatttttggacagaGAGGACGTGTCACATTATGAATTATTAATCACAGCTACTGATTGTGGGGAAACTCCCTTATCTGCATTCAAAAGTCTCAACGTCCAAGTGGCTGACGTAAATGACAACAGTCCACATTTTGAACGCAACCCGCTGGAGTTTTACCTTCTAGAAAACAACATGGCGGGAAAATCTGTATTTTCCGTGAGCGCAATGGACAAAGACATGGAGGAAAACGCGGCCATTTCATATCAAATATCGAGAGGGGGGGAAGCAAATGACATCGCATCTTTCCTCAACATTAATCCGGAGACCGGAGAAGTGACGGCGCTGAAGAGTTTTGACTTTGAGACGCTGAAAAGCTTCCAGTTCCAGGTGTCGGCCACCGACGGCGGAAGTCCTCCGCTGAGCGGCAACGTGACAGTGAAGGTGTTCATTCTGGATCAGAACGACAACGCTCCGGTCATCCTGTATCCACTCAGCTCCAACGGTTCCGCCCGAGGCGCCGAGGAGATTCCCCGCAATGCCAAAGCGGGAGACTCGGTGACTAAAGTCCGAGCCTACGACGCCGATACGGGATATAACGGCTGGTTGCTGTTTTCGCTGCGGCCGCTCGGCGAGCGCGCTCTCTTTTCTTTGGACCGCTATACGGGCCAGATCAGAACTCTTCGCCCGTTCACCGAGACGGACGAGGCCGAGCATCGACTGCTCGTACTGGTCAAAGACAACGGCGACGTTTCGCTCTCGGCGACGGCTACCGTGACCGTCAAACTGGCCGAGCCCAAAGAGGCTTTGGCGGCTTCCGACCACGCGGGAAGCGCGGCCGAAGCGGACCGGCGCGAGGACCGGGTGACTTTTTATCTGGCGCTGACTTTGGGCTCGGTCTCGCTGCTTTTGGTCATCGCCGTGGTGGTGCTGATCGCCATGCGCTGCTCCAAACCCGCAGAGTACACGTCCAAATATCTCCAAGACGCTCATTACGACGGCACGCTGTGTCACAGCATCCAGTACAGATCGGGAGACAAACGCTACATGTTAGTCGGACCCAGGATGAGTGTTGCTTCCGCCGGCGCCCCGGGCAGCCACGCCGGCACGCTGGTGCTGCCCGACGCCAGACGTGCGGCCGCAGGGGAGGTAAGAATCTGA